In Streptomyces sp. NBC_01707, a genomic segment contains:
- a CDS encoding SpoIIE family protein phosphatase, which yields MNTSGIDYEAVFQALPSAVALFTTDLVYADVNEAFLNSMGRTREQVVGRHLSDAFPDDPEDPAVTGMRKLRDSLRWVAATGERDVMTLHRYDVEYPDRPGVWQERHWSPVNVPVFGPDGRVALLLHREKDITDLVYTLSGRGSGERPTVLEAELYTRAGELQEVNERLRAAHSHEREVALRLQEAMLPTTAVRHHRAAVRYRPAVGGLNVCGDWYDLVDLPGDRIAVAVGDVVGCGLTAACVMGQLRSALSAACRVADGPAQALEALGLYARSVDGAESTTAILAVIDGHNRTIAYSSAGHLPPALLHPDGTVDFLDQATDPPLGARPELAPRPQAETTFTEGATLVLYTDGLIERRHEDIDTGLTRLADALTRHQGADPETLADALLADLTPPAGATDDTALVVLRL from the coding sequence ATGAACACATCCGGGATCGACTACGAGGCGGTATTCCAGGCGCTGCCGAGCGCGGTGGCCCTGTTCACCACGGACCTGGTGTATGCCGACGTCAATGAGGCGTTCCTGAACAGCATGGGGCGCACCCGTGAGCAGGTGGTAGGCCGCCACCTGTCTGATGCCTTCCCCGACGACCCCGAGGATCCCGCCGTGACCGGCATGCGCAAGCTGCGGGACTCGCTGCGGTGGGTGGCTGCCACCGGGGAGCGCGACGTTATGACGCTGCACCGCTACGACGTGGAGTACCCGGACCGGCCCGGGGTGTGGCAGGAGCGGCACTGGAGTCCGGTCAACGTCCCCGTCTTCGGCCCGGACGGGCGGGTGGCGCTGCTGCTGCACCGGGAGAAGGACATCACCGATCTGGTCTACACCCTCAGCGGCCGAGGCAGCGGTGAGCGGCCGACGGTACTGGAAGCCGAGCTGTACACCCGCGCCGGGGAACTGCAGGAGGTCAACGAACGGCTGCGCGCGGCCCACTCCCACGAACGCGAAGTCGCCCTTCGCCTGCAAGAGGCGATGCTGCCCACCACCGCTGTAAGACATCACCGCGCAGCAGTGCGCTACCGCCCCGCGGTCGGGGGACTGAACGTGTGCGGGGACTGGTACGACCTCGTCGACCTGCCTGGCGACCGCATCGCGGTAGCCGTCGGCGACGTCGTCGGCTGCGGCCTGACCGCCGCCTGCGTCATGGGCCAGCTCCGCAGCGCCCTCAGCGCCGCTTGTCGCGTTGCCGACGGCCCCGCCCAAGCCCTGGAAGCCCTCGGCCTGTACGCCCGATCCGTCGACGGCGCGGAATCGACCACAGCCATCCTGGCCGTCATCGACGGCCACAACCGCACCATCGCCTACAGCAGCGCGGGCCACCTCCCACCGGCCCTGCTGCACCCCGACGGCACCGTGGACTTCCTCGACCAGGCCACCGACCCCCCACTCGGCGCCCGCCCCGAACTCGCCCCCCGCCCCCAGGCCGAGACCACGTTCACCGAAGGCGCCACCCTCGTCCTGTACACCGACGGACTGATCGAACGCCGCCACGAAGACATCGATACCGGCCTGACCCGGCTTGCCGACGCCCTCACCCGCCACCAGGGAGCCGACCCCGAAACCCTCGCCGACGCCCTCCTGGCCGATCTGACCCCACCCGCCGGTGCCACCGACGACACCGCCCTCGTCGTCCTCCGCCTGTA